One window from the genome of Candidatus Sulfotelmatobacter sp. encodes:
- a CDS encoding ATP-binding protein: LARDIAAGQLDRRIPVRSRDELGTLAESLNTMASALTEAQARAVGEAEAMRRATDAIVAITQGARQARGLDDLFQVVASQLRQVTGSRGAALALRDGAGPVALFQRFDPPLPWGELAPGRAVDPELLRRLDRQPVAPVRIDVEREELSLARGLRRDGYRRALLVPLGSDVGGGALLLASERADAFPPSQVDVVMGLASHLGAALRAASLHSRLESAVSELEDTRERLERSERLRVAGEMASGVAHDFNNVLGAILGRAQLLRRRAASGDIESAELARALEIIEMAAQDGGDTVRRLRQFGAGAHGSAADVVDLDRIVRDAAEFTRARWESEAQALGRTIGLVIDSEPGATVEGRGSEMREVFTNLILNAIDALPTGGTIRLSTHVETDRVRAEVADDGVGMSSDIQRRIFDPFFTTKGERGTGLGLSVVYGIIHGAGGEIMVHSTPGRGTRMEVSLPRALRTVAERARPAGTAPDEAHARVMVVDDEPAVRELLGDILASLGHDPQVFESASAALAAYERGRYEVVFTDLGMPGMTGWELARALRDRDPDVTIAIITGWGAEVSPDALREGGADAVVSKPFTIEDIEGLVRLAREGRKKRAA, from the coding sequence CTGGCGCGCGATATCGCCGCCGGCCAGCTCGACCGAAGGATTCCGGTGCGCAGCCGGGACGAGCTCGGCACGCTCGCCGAGTCGCTCAACACCATGGCCAGCGCGCTCACCGAGGCGCAGGCGCGAGCGGTCGGTGAAGCCGAGGCCATGCGGCGCGCAACCGACGCCATCGTCGCGATCACCCAGGGAGCGCGTCAGGCGCGCGGGCTGGACGATCTGTTCCAGGTGGTGGCGAGTCAGCTCCGGCAGGTGACGGGCAGCCGAGGCGCCGCGCTCGCCCTGCGCGACGGCGCTGGTCCGGTGGCGTTGTTCCAGAGATTCGATCCGCCGCTCCCGTGGGGCGAGCTCGCCCCGGGCAGGGCCGTGGATCCCGAGCTGCTCCGCCGGCTGGACCGCCAGCCGGTCGCACCGGTGCGGATCGACGTCGAGCGCGAGGAGCTGTCGCTCGCGCGCGGGCTCCGGCGCGACGGCTACCGCCGCGCGCTGCTGGTGCCGCTCGGCAGCGATGTGGGCGGCGGCGCGCTGCTGCTCGCTTCGGAGCGGGCCGATGCCTTCCCGCCCTCGCAGGTGGACGTGGTGATGGGACTCGCCAGCCACCTCGGCGCCGCCCTGCGCGCCGCTTCGCTCCATTCGCGGCTCGAGAGCGCGGTCTCGGAGCTCGAGGACACCCGTGAGCGCCTCGAGCGCTCCGAGCGCCTGCGTGTGGCCGGCGAGATGGCTTCCGGCGTCGCGCACGACTTCAACAACGTGCTCGGTGCGATCCTCGGCCGCGCGCAGCTGCTCCGGCGGCGGGCGGCCAGCGGCGACATCGAGTCGGCCGAGCTCGCGCGTGCGCTCGAGATCATCGAGATGGCGGCTCAGGACGGCGGCGACACCGTACGCCGACTCCGGCAGTTCGGTGCCGGCGCCCACGGCAGCGCGGCTGACGTCGTGGATCTCGATCGCATCGTGCGCGACGCGGCGGAATTCACGCGCGCCCGCTGGGAAAGCGAAGCGCAGGCGCTCGGGCGCACGATCGGGCTGGTCATCGACTCGGAGCCCGGCGCGACGGTCGAGGGACGCGGCAGCGAGATGCGCGAAGTGTTCACCAACCTGATCCTCAACGCGATCGACGCGCTGCCGACCGGCGGCACCATCCGCCTCTCGACTCACGTCGAAACGGATCGCGTGCGCGCCGAGGTCGCCGACGATGGCGTGGGCATGTCGAGCGACATCCAGCGGCGCATCTTCGATCCGTTCTTCACCACCAAGGGCGAGCGCGGCACGGGCCTCGGCCTGTCGGTGGTGTACGGCATCATTCACGGGGCCGGCGGCGAGATCATGGTCCACAGCACTCCGGGCCGCGGCACGCGCATGGAGGTGTCATTGCCGCGCGCGCTGCGCACGGTGGCGGAACGCGCGCGCCCCGCGGGAACCGCTCCGGACGAGGCCCACGCTCGAGTCATGGTGGTCGACGACGAGCCGGCGGTCCGCGAACTGCTCGGCGACATCCTCGCCTCGCTCGGGCACGACCCTCAGGTGTTCGAATCCGCTTCGGCGGCGCTGGCGGCCTACGAGCGCGGCCGCTACGAAGTGGTGTTCACGGATCTCGGAATGCCGGGCATGACCGGCTGGGAGCTGGCCCGCGCCCTGCGCGATCGCGATCCGGACGTGACGATCGCGATCATCACCGGCTGGGGCGCCGAAGTGAGTCCCGACGCCCTGCGCGAGGGCGGCGCCGACGCGGTGGTGAGCAAGCCGTTCACGATCGAGGACATCGAGGGGCTGGTGCGGCTCGCGCGCGAAGGGCGCAAGAAGCGCGCGGCTTAG
- a CDS encoding ABC transporter ATP-binding protein yields MQLEIENLDVYYGAVHALKGVSLHADAGEIVTLIGANGAGKSTLLRTISGLLTPRAGKVLFEGRDLSRVPPHEIVGLGISQSPEGRMVFANLSVEDNLELGAYRRRDRAGIAKDRAEVFRMFPRLLERRRQAAGTLSGGEQQMLAMGRALMSRPRLLLLDEPSLGLAPLLVREIFKTVIEINRTGVTVLLVEQNAHMALSVAGRGYVLETGSVRLEDRASALLENPQVKSAYLGG; encoded by the coding sequence ATGCAGCTCGAGATCGAGAACCTGGACGTCTACTACGGCGCGGTCCATGCGTTGAAAGGCGTCTCCCTCCACGCCGACGCCGGCGAGATCGTGACGCTGATCGGCGCCAACGGCGCCGGCAAGAGCACCCTGCTGCGCACCATCTCGGGGCTGCTGACGCCGCGGGCCGGCAAGGTCCTGTTCGAAGGCCGCGATCTCTCCCGCGTACCGCCGCACGAGATCGTGGGACTCGGGATCTCGCAGTCGCCCGAGGGGCGCATGGTGTTCGCCAATCTCTCGGTGGAGGACAATCTCGAGCTGGGCGCCTACCGCCGGCGCGATCGGGCCGGCATCGCGAAGGACCGCGCCGAGGTGTTCCGCATGTTCCCGCGGCTGCTCGAGCGCCGCCGTCAGGCGGCCGGCACGCTGTCCGGAGGCGAGCAGCAGATGCTGGCGATGGGCCGCGCACTCATGTCGCGCCCGCGACTGCTGTTGCTCGACGAGCCGTCGCTCGGGCTCGCACCGCTGCTGGTGCGCGAGATCTTCAAGACGGTGATCGAGATCAATCGTACCGGCGTGACGGTGCTGCTGGTCGAGCAGAACGCCCACATGGCGCTGTCGGTGGCGGGACGCGGCTACGTGCTCGAGACCGGCTCGGTGCGTCTCGAGGATCGCGCCTCGGCGCTGCTCGAAAATCCGCAGGTGAAGAGCGCGTATCTGGGGGGATAA
- a CDS encoding ABC transporter ATP-binding protein — MQFGGLKAVSELELTVPSGELFGLIGPNGAGKTTVFNLITGVYAPTAGRVLLDDQPIQGLKPHVIAHRGITRTFQNIRLFSTRSCRDNVCIAGHQHARAGLLDALVRTRRFEQDERSLMRQADEMLAVMELEARADVRAADLPYGQQRRLEIARALAGRPRLLLLDEPAAGLNPQESDGLMHLIEDIRHRFAVTILLIEHDMRVVMGICRRIAVLDYGVKIAEGTPEQIRTDPRVIEAYLGEEVHADLGGGH, encoded by the coding sequence ATGCAGTTCGGTGGTCTCAAGGCGGTCTCCGAGCTGGAGCTGACGGTTCCCTCCGGCGAGCTGTTCGGACTGATCGGCCCCAATGGCGCGGGCAAGACCACGGTGTTCAATTTGATCACCGGCGTCTACGCACCGACCGCGGGCCGCGTCCTGCTCGACGATCAGCCAATCCAGGGACTGAAACCGCACGTGATCGCCCACCGCGGGATCACGCGCACGTTTCAGAACATCCGCCTGTTCTCGACGCGCTCGTGCCGAGACAACGTCTGCATTGCCGGGCACCAGCACGCGCGCGCCGGACTGCTCGACGCCCTGGTGCGCACCCGGCGGTTCGAGCAGGACGAACGATCGCTGATGCGGCAGGCCGACGAAATGCTGGCGGTGATGGAGCTCGAGGCGCGCGCCGACGTGCGCGCGGCCGACCTTCCCTACGGCCAGCAGCGGCGTCTCGAGATCGCGCGCGCGCTGGCCGGCCGGCCCCGCCTGTTGCTGCTCGACGAACCGGCGGCCGGGCTCAATCCGCAGGAGAGCGATGGGTTGATGCACCTGATCGAGGACATCCGGCATCGCTTCGCGGTCACGATCCTGCTCATCGAGCACGACATGCGCGTGGTGATGGGCATTTGCCGGCGCATCGCCGTGCTCGACTACGGCGTCAAGATCGCCGAGGGCACCCCGGAGCAGATTCGCACCGATCCCCGGGTGATCGAGGCCTATCTCGGTGAAGAGGTCCACGCCGATCTCGGCGGCGGACACTGA
- a CDS encoding branched-chain amino acid ABC transporter permease, giving the protein MRQLIWLAGSIAALAAIGVALPRAVNPYVLQVIIMCGINVILAVSLNLINGFTGQFSIGHAGFMAVGAYASTVFTLQIGVKWVAALEALGAPGWLAQGAALLMALLVGGGLAAVAGYLVGLPSLRLRGDYLAIVTLGFGEIIRVMILNIDAIGGARGIAGIPVWTNVFWVGAGVLAVVLVSHHLAHSTHGRALFAIRDDEVAAEALGVDTTRYKVMAFVIGAFFAGVAGGLFSHYLTAVNPNSFTFLKSIEVVAMVVLGGMGSISGSVMAAILLTLAPEVLRPVKDYRMVFYSIMLIVLMITRPQGLMGSRELSLPAFLRRRRSATGPA; this is encoded by the coding sequence GTGCGCCAGCTGATCTGGCTGGCGGGCTCGATCGCCGCGCTCGCGGCGATCGGGGTGGCCCTGCCGCGCGCCGTCAACCCTTACGTGCTCCAGGTGATCATCATGTGCGGGATCAACGTGATCCTCGCCGTGTCGCTCAATCTCATCAACGGCTTCACCGGCCAGTTCTCGATCGGCCACGCGGGATTCATGGCGGTTGGCGCCTACGCGTCGACGGTGTTCACGCTGCAGATCGGAGTGAAGTGGGTCGCGGCGCTCGAAGCGCTCGGCGCGCCGGGGTGGCTCGCTCAGGGCGCGGCGCTGCTGATGGCGCTGCTGGTCGGCGGCGGGCTGGCGGCGGTCGCCGGCTACCTGGTGGGTCTGCCCTCGCTGCGGCTGCGCGGCGACTATCTGGCGATCGTGACCCTGGGATTCGGCGAGATCATACGAGTCATGATCCTCAACATCGACGCGATCGGCGGCGCGCGCGGCATCGCCGGAATCCCGGTGTGGACCAACGTGTTCTGGGTCGGCGCCGGCGTGCTGGCGGTCGTGCTGGTTTCCCACCACCTCGCCCACAGCACCCACGGGCGCGCCCTGTTCGCGATCCGCGACGACGAAGTGGCCGCCGAGGCGCTGGGCGTGGACACCACGCGCTACAAGGTGATGGCCTTCGTGATCGGCGCGTTCTTCGCCGGAGTCGCCGGCGGCCTGTTTTCGCACTACCTCACCGCCGTCAACCCCAACTCGTTCACCTTCCTCAAGAGCATCGAGGTGGTGGCGATGGTGGTGCTGGGCGGCATGGGCAGCATCAGCGGTTCGGTGATGGCGGCCATCCTGCTCACGCTCGCGCCCGAAGTGCTCCGGCCGGTCAAGGACTACCGCATGGTGTTCTATTCGATCATGTTGATCGTGCTCATGATCACGCGCCCACAGGGTCTGATGGGAAGCCGCGAGCTGTCGCTGCCGGCGTTCCTGCGCCGCCGCCGCAGCGCCACGGGACCGGCGTGA
- a CDS encoding branched-chain amino acid ABC transporter permease translates to MTEFLQQMVNGITWGSVYALIALGYTMVYGILRLINFAHGDVYMLGAFFAYYVARFTNAASSPNPFKAVMVLLSSMAGCGIVGFLIERFAYKPVRKSSRLAALITAIGVSLLLENGGLLLFGADPKFFPQIIPARNISLGAGVTISNQQLIVILVSLLLMYLLRVIVMHTRTGKAMRAVSYSHTAASLMGISVDRIITFTFVLGSMLAAAAGVLVALQNPKIEPYMGIMPGLKAFVAAVLGGIGDIPGAVLGGLVMGIAEVLVVGYVSPTWRDAIAFILLIVILLVRPSGILGKHSAEKV, encoded by the coding sequence GTGACCGAGTTCCTGCAGCAGATGGTCAACGGCATCACCTGGGGCAGCGTGTACGCCCTGATCGCGCTCGGCTACACGATGGTCTACGGCATCCTCCGGCTGATCAATTTCGCGCACGGCGACGTCTACATGCTCGGCGCGTTCTTCGCCTACTACGTCGCGCGTTTCACCAACGCCGCCTCGAGCCCGAACCCCTTCAAGGCGGTGATGGTGCTGCTGAGCTCGATGGCCGGCTGCGGGATCGTCGGCTTCTTGATCGAGCGCTTCGCCTACAAGCCGGTGCGCAAGTCGTCGCGACTGGCGGCGCTGATCACCGCGATCGGCGTGTCCCTGCTGCTCGAGAACGGCGGGCTGCTCCTGTTCGGCGCCGACCCCAAGTTCTTCCCTCAGATCATTCCGGCCCGCAATATCTCGCTCGGCGCCGGGGTGACGATCTCGAACCAGCAGCTGATCGTGATCCTGGTATCGCTGCTGCTCATGTACCTCCTTCGCGTGATCGTGATGCACACGCGCACCGGCAAGGCGATGCGCGCGGTGTCGTACAGCCACACCGCCGCGTCGCTGATGGGCATCTCGGTGGACCGCATCATCACCTTCACCTTCGTGCTGGGCTCGATGCTGGCGGCCGCGGCCGGCGTGCTGGTGGCGCTCCAGAATCCCAAGATCGAGCCCTACATGGGCATCATGCCGGGCCTGAAGGCCTTCGTGGCCGCGGTGCTGGGCGGCATCGGCGACATTCCCGGCGCGGTGCTGGGGGGCCTGGTGATGGGGATCGCCGAGGTGCTGGTGGTGGGCTACGTGTCGCCGACCTGGCGGGACGCCATCGCCTTCATTCTGCTGATCGTGATCCTGCTGGTGCGCCCCTCCGGCATCCTCGGCAAGCATTCCGCGGAGAAGGTGTGA
- a CDS encoding ABC transporter substrate-binding protein, with amino-acid sequence MSLRTWRQLGWIAVVGLVLLAGGCGGKPHQNELVIGEYGSLTGGDADFGQSTKKGVELAMDDLAASSQGKIGDLTVRTVVEDDQGKPEEAATAVQKMINQDRVIAVIGEVASGRSMFGGPVCQQAGVPMISPSSTNPKVTQIGDFIFRMCFIDPFQGTVMAKFTADNLKLKKVAILTDLKNEYSVGLTQFFKEAFTQRGGQIVAEQSYSSGDQDFRAQLTALKAKNPEAIYLPGYYTEAGLIARQARELGIKVPILGGDGWESDQLIGIGGDALEGCYYSNHFAVDNPDPRLQAFLKKHQAKYGQDPNAITGLAFDAANVLFQSLNKLYEQDPATFAGLGSAKAGTDLRKTAERKLRDIIATTTNFPGVTGNITLDENRNATKPAVVIEIKGGKKVYTTTINP; translated from the coding sequence ATGTCGTTGCGCACCTGGCGGCAGCTCGGATGGATCGCCGTGGTCGGGCTCGTGCTCCTTGCCGGCGGCTGCGGCGGGAAGCCTCATCAGAACGAGCTGGTGATCGGCGAGTACGGCTCGCTCACCGGCGGCGACGCCGATTTCGGGCAGTCCACCAAGAAGGGCGTCGAGCTCGCGATGGACGACCTGGCGGCATCCTCGCAGGGCAAGATCGGCGACCTCACCGTGCGCACCGTGGTGGAGGACGATCAGGGCAAGCCCGAGGAAGCCGCCACCGCGGTGCAGAAGATGATCAATCAGGACCGCGTGATCGCCGTGATCGGCGAGGTGGCGTCGGGCCGCAGCATGTTCGGGGGGCCGGTCTGCCAGCAGGCGGGAGTCCCGATGATCTCGCCCTCCTCGACCAATCCCAAGGTCACGCAGATCGGCGACTTCATCTTCCGCATGTGCTTCATCGACCCGTTCCAGGGAACGGTGATGGCCAAGTTCACCGCCGACAATCTCAAGCTGAAGAAGGTCGCGATCCTCACCGACCTCAAGAACGAGTACAGCGTCGGCCTGACCCAGTTCTTCAAGGAGGCCTTCACGCAGCGCGGCGGCCAGATCGTGGCCGAGCAGTCGTACAGCTCGGGAGATCAGGATTTCCGCGCCCAGCTCACCGCGCTCAAGGCCAAGAATCCCGAGGCCATCTACCTGCCGGGCTACTACACTGAGGCCGGCCTGATCGCGCGCCAGGCGCGCGAGCTGGGCATCAAGGTGCCGATCCTCGGCGGCGACGGCTGGGAAAGCGATCAGTTGATCGGGATCGGCGGCGACGCGCTGGAAGGCTGCTACTACTCGAACCATTTCGCGGTCGACAATCCCGATCCGCGACTGCAGGCGTTCCTGAAGAAGCACCAGGCCAAGTACGGCCAGGATCCCAACGCCATCACCGGGCTGGCATTCGACGCCGCCAACGTGCTGTTCCAGTCGCTCAACAAGCTCTATGAGCAGGATCCCGCGACCTTCGCCGGGCTCGGCTCGGCCAAGGCCGGCACCGACCTGCGGAAGACCGCCGAGCGCAAGCTGCGCGACATCATCGCCACCACCACCAATTTCCCGGGAGTGACCGGCAACATCACGCTCGACGAGAATCGCAACGCGACCAAGCCGGCGGTGGTGATCGAGATCAAGGGCGGCAAGAAGGTCTACACCACCACGATCAATCCGTAG
- a CDS encoding N-acetylmuramoyl-L-alanine amidase, producing MRLGWRHGRDSRRRALLFALLLAGCATTPRPPAGYVKRVDDLGAVDAGPLTGKRIALDPGHGGFFRGALGVRGLSEAEVNLGVALDLATLLREHGAQVVLTRETDRDYLTPADSSLRSDLTARMKLANEFHPDLFLSIHHNADPHGSHQVNETRVYFQLGDEGPALEAAADVQRFLARNLGITPSRVLPGNYAVLRMSEAPGLLTESSYLTYPATEQRLKTPDARQLEAEALYLGIAAYFQRRAPVVDSFAAWQDGSPLPDSARVAMSPALRATIRGAFDDLELRLDGAPVEPMRTGSSLEWHSETPLAPGFHTATLIARLSGEGSSRRAAVAFELRSAPERLVADAPDQPWWDGNQPIGLRCRLLDREGNLVPDTLVRVLDLARRSSQPPDTTLRITDGVGWAYLWPPSPSRRDTAALHFRFELAGTNADRGRRGAKPIAATLRLPVRHGVRPPVRTGFALTMPDGAPLRAAPGTREPDARLAWINRDGFLRLPAARADSGGLPALDGYRPWVGERAWPPRWVAIAGGALHGRRIVIDPAGGGDDPAGTSASGGRGASLNLEVARSLAAMLESAGAEVRLTRNTDASMSELARVQLAEGFHADRFVRIGHAAEAPRVGFYFSSAGGKRWAGRLADLAAGLGLPRPTTGEDAQYPIQQTSATAIYAGLGRVDDPAAPLGRLSPARLRTEAYAVYLSLAGEWPAPFPWASDSLQVQDGAGRPLSGAPVRLGDALVLETDALGRIRFERTEPGPLLIEVLDDRAPLRRILLDSERGITLPGPVSR from the coding sequence ATGCGCCTGGGATGGCGGCACGGAAGGGACTCCCGGCGGCGCGCACTGCTGTTCGCGCTGCTGCTCGCGGGCTGCGCGACCACGCCTCGGCCGCCAGCCGGCTACGTCAAACGCGTGGACGATCTCGGCGCGGTGGACGCCGGACCGCTGACCGGGAAGCGCATCGCGCTGGATCCCGGACACGGTGGATTCTTCCGTGGCGCCCTCGGCGTGCGCGGGCTCAGCGAGGCCGAGGTCAACCTCGGCGTGGCGCTCGATCTCGCGACCCTCCTGCGCGAGCACGGCGCCCAGGTGGTGCTCACGCGCGAGACCGATCGCGACTATCTCACCCCGGCCGACAGCTCGCTGCGCTCGGATCTCACCGCGCGTATGAAGCTCGCCAACGAATTTCATCCCGACCTCTTTCTCTCGATCCATCACAACGCCGATCCGCACGGTTCGCATCAGGTGAACGAGACCCGCGTGTACTTCCAGCTCGGCGACGAGGGGCCGGCGCTCGAGGCGGCCGCCGACGTGCAGCGATTCCTGGCACGCAACCTCGGCATCACGCCGAGTCGCGTGCTGCCCGGCAACTACGCGGTGCTCCGGATGAGCGAAGCGCCGGGTCTGCTCACCGAATCGAGCTACCTCACCTATCCGGCGACCGAGCAGCGGCTCAAGACGCCGGACGCGCGCCAGCTCGAGGCCGAGGCGCTCTATCTGGGGATCGCCGCGTACTTCCAGCGCCGGGCGCCGGTGGTCGACAGCTTCGCGGCCTGGCAGGACGGATCGCCGCTTCCCGATTCGGCGCGGGTGGCGATGTCGCCGGCGCTGCGGGCCACGATTCGCGGCGCGTTCGACGATCTCGAGCTGCGCCTGGACGGCGCGCCGGTCGAGCCGATGCGCACCGGCTCGAGCCTCGAGTGGCACTCGGAAACGCCGCTCGCCCCGGGCTTCCACACCGCGACCCTGATCGCGCGGCTCTCCGGCGAAGGCTCGTCGCGGCGCGCGGCGGTGGCGTTCGAGCTTCGCTCCGCGCCCGAGCGACTGGTCGCCGATGCGCCCGATCAGCCGTGGTGGGACGGGAACCAGCCGATCGGTCTCCGCTGCCGGCTGCTCGATCGCGAGGGCAATCTCGTTCCCGACACCCTGGTGCGCGTCCTCGATCTGGCACGCCGGTCCTCTCAGCCGCCCGACACCACGCTCCGGATCACGGACGGGGTGGGCTGGGCCTACCTGTGGCCGCCGAGCCCTTCCCGGCGCGATACCGCCGCGTTGCACTTCCGATTCGAGCTGGCGGGCACGAACGCGGATCGCGGCCGGCGCGGGGCGAAGCCGATCGCAGCCACGCTCCGGCTGCCGGTGCGTCACGGCGTGCGACCGCCGGTGCGCACCGGCTTCGCGCTGACGATGCCGGACGGCGCCCCGCTGCGCGCGGCGCCGGGGACCCGCGAGCCGGACGCTCGGCTCGCCTGGATCAATCGCGACGGATTCCTGCGGCTGCCGGCGGCGCGCGCCGACAGCGGCGGGCTTCCGGCGCTCGACGGCTATCGCCCGTGGGTGGGCGAGCGCGCCTGGCCGCCGCGCTGGGTCGCGATCGCCGGCGGCGCGCTGCATGGCCGGCGCATCGTGATCGACCCCGCCGGCGGTGGAGACGACCCGGCCGGAACCAGCGCTTCGGGCGGTCGCGGCGCTTCGCTCAACCTCGAGGTCGCGCGCTCGCTGGCGGCGATGCTCGAATCGGCCGGCGCCGAGGTCCGGCTCACCCGCAACACCGACGCCTCGATGTCGGAGCTGGCGCGGGTGCAGCTCGCCGAGGGCTTCCACGCCGATCGGTTCGTGAGGATCGGCCATGCCGCGGAAGCTCCGCGTGTCGGTTTCTATTTCTCGAGCGCCGGCGGGAAACGCTGGGCGGGCAGGCTCGCCGACCTGGCCGCGGGCCTCGGGCTGCCGCGCCCCACGACCGGCGAGGACGCGCAGTATCCGATTCAGCAGACTTCTGCGACCGCGATCTACGCCGGGCTCGGCCGCGTGGACGATCCCGCGGCACCGCTTGGGCGGCTCTCCCCCGCGCGGCTGCGCACCGAAGCCTACGCCGTCTACCTGAGCCTCGCCGGCGAATGGCCGGCGCCGTTCCCATGGGCTTCCGATTCGCTGCAGGTTCAGGACGGCGCCGGGCGCCCGCTGTCCGGTGCCCCGGTCCGGCTTGGGGACGCGCTGGTGCTCGAGACCGACGCACTCGGCCGCATTCGCTTCGAGCGGACCGAGCCCGGCCCTCTCCTGATCGAGGTGCTGGATGACCGCGCGCCGCTGCGCCGGATCTTGCTAGACTCGGAGCGCGGCATCACGTTGCCCGGGCCCGTATCTCGATAG
- a CDS encoding energy transducer TonB, translating to MSHGIDAFFRERERCARRVALTTLALNGVALGLLLTFALPSVRSLFRKPFHQVIRFGYEGPERYVPLIQLEGGPDYRAPLEDIGQVHVRPTQAGSQGLKPGPSDVKSGPRPTHSSEPGVGPDDAEVRARARARQASVPLVSSNELVIESMVEPVYPEDLHSRGVEGRVALMALVDTTGHVSEVTVVGGTGEREFETAAVDAVWQARFRPYRVDGTALQVYALIRYRFRIY from the coding sequence ATGTCCCACGGCATCGACGCATTCTTTCGCGAACGCGAGCGCTGCGCGCGCCGCGTCGCCCTCACGACGCTGGCGCTGAACGGCGTCGCTCTGGGACTGCTGCTGACCTTCGCCCTGCCCTCGGTGCGCTCGCTGTTTCGCAAACCGTTTCACCAGGTGATTCGGTTCGGCTACGAGGGCCCCGAGCGCTACGTGCCGCTCATTCAGCTCGAGGGCGGGCCCGACTACCGCGCGCCGCTCGAGGACATCGGCCAGGTCCACGTGCGCCCCACGCAGGCCGGCAGCCAGGGACTCAAGCCCGGGCCGAGCGACGTGAAGAGTGGCCCGCGCCCGACGCACTCGAGCGAGCCGGGCGTGGGGCCGGACGACGCCGAGGTGCGCGCGCGCGCGCGTGCGCGCCAGGCGAGCGTGCCGCTGGTCTCGAGCAACGAGCTGGTGATCGAGTCGATGGTGGAGCCGGTCTACCCGGAGGATCTGCATTCGCGCGGCGTCGAGGGGCGCGTCGCGCTGATGGCGCTGGTGGACACCACCGGCCATGTCAGCGAAGTCACGGTGGTGGGTGGCACCGGGGAGCGCGAGTTCGAAACCGCGGCCGTGGACGCGGTCTGGCAGGCGCGCTTTCGCCCCTATCGCGTCGATGGCACCGCCCTGCAGGTGTACGCGCTGATCCGCTACCGATTCAGGATCTATTGA